From Anopheles darlingi chromosome 2, idAnoDarlMG_H_01, whole genome shotgun sequence, the proteins below share one genomic window:
- the LOC125949240 gene encoding uncharacterized protein LOC125949240 isoform X3 produces MLVTLVRIFLIVSILGSNIKTAIAILNCILARQLCFEDPSCSAILEIIPRVCGPVPVACSTVTVTKCQAALRTLQAFPFFRPTCLCKEPGIDPDCNYFRDFLFDHPCGFVSKKEKDPYPVDALPTCNHALSVCQQERKCIKLFEDFKLHCKVRENKCRMEDRDLCYEAWTNLRLSPMFGCICPNNHMKRRCDKIFSVVNHNPCVDVLPSALDISSGTATNSIYPNFYPSDLIEDPPPTSTYPYFLFPSRKYPPSAFGSAHIYSASVDYINLPDATGPGPGPGTIGGANNSSSFGGTSLDHDQSSSSSSSSSSSSNVYRSHNQGHNARTRYENHNFDPGTNSTNINNNNNNNLMMHHTKHPSSTTSHSNHNAPPIAGNGEHDQHQHQHSHQHPHQQAPGSQQQQQQHHHPPHHHPAPSPEGRWDSMYVPADLHQQPDTVGSDDIEEKEAEMSFIHFQSTCHLALDSCRADQVCSLALKTVLMHCDQHRCHRNACMDSLQSFYKSTADDLSLDIAFCLCRKTPNRHDSCMIAQEKLHPVCAQRPPESLSQQQQSSPGGGGNGVTYNAPPACHAVAELCREDEDCRDRLEVFEQSCAVDSVTKKCAGKTSACRQAMLGILGTPLRTTCACQGSDMQQLYDCLGWQRLLWLNPCVVESQKDFHLKRLAELGLLTTTTTMATTTSTTTVRTTSTTARTTRWTPPPTPPPTKPKPQVYRPKPTEIQTIETNYVETPDTRPETLLHKQNELIERSDLDHGHHRHLPKPNGIGDGGNHDDDDEDDEDGGDDGGGDGVRRGQFENKIHQRPDEQVLRVVSTEVTEMETLPPTTTTTTTTEPTTTLAPIRYCVVQRSQQPDQLIAEGKSRRLYILDDAECSELCTCGGGGESLALTCHALCVPLAPCRTALAYYSHAAPAYQAFRGRCLCYSGRFICMRPPPGEYLLPGGIFLLLGYSSTDEALLRPHTNLGVQDAVRALQQYVLQHIDNSTLCTITLFNITEENIILSIRLPMDPKLTAMQLLKMEKDQCTRILETISHQINTQYVELSAHRLLSIFKMAEVQIVWPQMSHAPRYTTPTVAISIGTGIVTVLLTLFGTLLSPFVRWWCSPHTGGWRGAPRRDSRVSGYHRSLRTST; encoded by the exons AGAAAGACCCGTACCCGGTGGACGCGCTGCCCACGTGCAACCATGCCCTGTCCGTGTGCCAGCAGGAGCGCAAGTGCATCAAGTTGTTCGAAGACTTTAAGCTGCACTGCAAAGTGCGGGAAAATAAATGCCGCATGGAAGATAG GGATTTGTGCTACGAAGCGTGGACTAATCTGCGATTATCGCCAATGTTCGGCTGCATCTGTCCGAACAATCACATGAAGCGCAGATGCGATAAAATATTTAGCGTTGTTAACCATAATCCCTGCGTCG ACGTACTTCCCTCTGCACTCGATATATCATCCGGCACTGCAACCAACTCCATCTATCCCAACTTCTATCCCTCCGACCTCATCGAAGATCCCCCACCGACCAGCACCTATCCGTACTTCCTGTTTCCCTCGCGCAAGTACCCCCCGTCCGCGTTCGGGTCCGCGCACATCTACAGCGCTAGCGTCGACTACATTAATCTACCCGACGCTactggtcccggtcccggtcctggtaccatcggtggggccaacaactcctcctccttcggtgGTACCAGCCTGGACCATGATcaatcctcctcatcctcctcatcctcctcctcttcctctaaCGTGTATCGCTCGCACAACCAGGGCCACAATGCTCGCACTAGATATGAGAATCACAATTTTGACCCCGGCACCAATagcaccaacatcaacaacaacaataacaacaaccttATGATGCACCATACCAAGCACCCCAGTAGCACCACTTCGCACAGTAACCATAATGCACCGCCGATCGCTGGCAATGGCGAACacgatcagcaccagcaccagcactcgCATCAGCACCCGCACCAGCAAGCACCgggcagtcagcagcagcaacagcagcaccatcatccaccgcaccatcatccagcaccgtcaccggaGGGACGCTGGGACAGCATGTACGTTCCAGCCgacctccaccagcaaccggacACGG tcGGCTCCGATGAcatcgaggagaaggaggcggaAATGAGTTTTATTCACTTCCAAAGTACCTGCCACCTGGCGCTGGACTCGTGCCGGGCCGATCAGGTGTGCTCGTTGGCCCTGAAGACGGTCCTGATGCACTGCGATCAgcaccggtgccaccggaaCGCCTGCATGGATTCGCTGCAGAGCTTCTACAAGAGCACCGCCGACGATCTCAGTCTCGACATTGCGTTCTGTCTGTGCAG GAAAACGCCAAATCGGCACGACAGCTGCATGATTGCTCAAGAGAAGCTGCACCCGGTGTGCGCCCAGCGACCACCGGAGAGCctcagccagcagcagcagtcttcGCCTGggggcggcggcaacggcgtgACGTACAATGCGCCGCCGGCGTGCCACGCGGTGGCCGAGCTGTGCCGCGAGGACGAAGACTGCCGGGACCGGCTCGAGGTGTTCGAACAGTCCTGCGCGGTGGACAGTGTGACCAAGAAGTGTGCCGGAAAGACGAGCGCTTGCAGGCAGGCTATGCTTGGCATTCTGGGCACCCCGCTAAGGACGACCTGCGCCTGCCAGGGTTCGGACATGCAGCAGCTGTACGATTGTCTCGGCTGGCAACGGCTCCTCTGGCTCAATCCCTGCGTTG TTGAATCGCAGAAGGACTTTCATCTGAAGCGGTTAGCAGAGCTTGGcctgctgacgacgacgaccacgatggcgACTACAACCAGCACGACCACGGTcagaaccaccagcaccaccgcgagAACGACACGCTGgactccaccaccaacgccaccgccaacaaaacccaaaccccaaGTG TATCGACCGAAACCGACGGAGATCCAGACGATCGAAACCAACTACGTGGAGACACCCGACACCCGTCCCGAAACGCTGCTGCACAAGCAGAACGAACTGATCGAGCGATCGGACCTGGACCATGGCCATCATAGACAtctaccgaaaccgaacggtattggtgacggtggtaaccacgatgacgacgacgaagacgacgaagatggcggcgatgatggtggtggtgatggtgtccgGAGAGGACAGTTCGAGAACAAGATCCATCAGCGTCCGGACGAGCAGGTACTGCGTGTCGTGAGCACCGAAGtgacggaaatggaaacacttCCACCGaccacgactacgacgacgacaaccgaaccgacgacCACACTGGCACCGATAC GGTATTGTGTCGTGCAGCGATCGCAGCAACCTGATCAACTGATTGCCGAGGGCAAGAGTCGTCGG TTATACATTCTGGATGATGCCGAGTGTAGCGAGCTGTGCAcctgcggtggtggcggtgaatcGTTGGCGCTGACTTGTCATGCCCTTTGCGTTCCACTGGCGCCCTGTCGTACGGCCCTGGCGTACTATAGCCACGCTGCACCGGCCTACCAGGCCTTCCGGGGTCGCTGCTTGTGCTATTCCGGGCGTTTCATCTGTATGAGGCCACCTCCCGGGGAGTACTTGTTGCCAG GTGGCATCTTTCTTTTACTAGGATATAGCTCGACCGATGAAGCACTGTTAAGACCGCACACTAACTTAGGAGTACAGGATGCCGTACGTGCCCTTCAGCAGTACGTGCTGCAGCATATAGACAACTCG ACACTTTGTACAATAACACTGTTCAACATCACCGAAGAGAACATCATCCTCTCGATAAGGCTCCCGATGGATCCGAAGCTCACCGCGATGCAGCTGCTAAAGATGGAGAAG GATCAGTGTACCCGGATCCTCGAAACGATCAGCCATCAGATCAACACGCAGTACGTGGAGCTGTCCGCGCACCGCTTGCTCAGCATCTTCAAGATGGCCGAAGTGCAAATCGTTTGGCCACAGATGAGTCACGCACCCCGGTATACGACACCGACGGTGGCGATCAGCATCGGTACCGGCATCGTGACCGTGCTGCTCACCCTGTTCGGCACCCTGCTGTCCCCGTTcgtccgatggtggtgctcccCGCACACAGGCGGCTGGCGAGGGGCACCGAGAAGGGATTCCCGAGTGAGCGGTTACCACCGATCGCTGCGCACCTCCACGTGA